tgagctgtcttttgtttaattatatcagggtattttggtcattttgaccatttccgttaagtttaacggattccgtcacttttacaatttagttcaaagcatgaggggtcgtgttatatattttgaaaccatggggggcttttctgtgtattaggtttatcacagggggcttttttgttttttacccaaaAATTAATTCACTTTTCTGTTTACGACCAAATTCCAATCCTAATTCCGACAACCTTAAAGTAATATGATAATGCTAgactcttctttattttctttctttgcaaaatctgATATTctgtctccttctttcctatcttcttttcttttccaaatattaataagtgtgaaaaaaattttgagagaatcattttatttttatgtttttggatctcttaaagtaaaaaaaaaaggaagaataaccttttcaatttttttatttttaattatatacaaaaaagagtaaatatattaaaaattttttgaccatattagttagattaacgatgagataaaatgcctagaaaataatgttaggaattaaAACGACTGTATCACTATAATTTtaagggataaagtgataataataataatgtgataatgctataaaataacggaatatttttgtctaaaatttcttaacatgttggATTGAATTACTTATAGggtgaaatgactaaaagatAATGTTAGGGGTTAAATTGATAGTAGTAATATAGTTTAAAGGGATAAAGCGATAATAATGTgataatgctataaaataacggaatatttttgtctaaaatttcttaacatgttggATTGAATTACTTATAGggtgaaatgactaaaagatAATGTTAGGGGTATAATTGACAGTAGTAATATAGTTTAAAGGGATAGCGataataacccaaaaaaaattaagcttGGTATGTATTTTAATCAAGATTTTTGTTGGTATTTTAATGCAACTAAACTACTAGGGGAGGCACCTATTAAATCTACTAATGGAGATTTGATTGAGGGATCTGCTTCAGAAATTTATACTCATCACCGTACCCAAGTACGGCCACGTGCTCGCAATTCTTGGAGTTGGTATTTTAAGGATGATGTTTTTACCCGATCTTCAACATCGCCAAAAACTTCTAACCATAACTAGTAAAATGCTTTCATATCAATTACGAGATTAGTTATCAATTGGGATCAATACGTTGGTTCCTTTACAATGCCAATCCCATGTTTATTATTTTGACATTCAATTAATGTCTCACTCAATAGATAAGTGAAGCATATGATCTACACATGCTTATATAGTTCATTAGAAGATGCCGTTAGAATAAAGAAACTCAAGATCCAATCTCAAGTGCCAAGCAAGACCTTGAAAGTACTTTGGAGGTATTTGAATATCAAGAActgaaataaaagaaatgaagctTCGTCATGTGGGATATCCAGAGATTCAAAGTACATAGTACAAATCACGCCAACCTATGAAGACTTCAGTACCCTTTGGAAATGGAATTGCAGACTTTATCACTCATCTCAACGGCTAGATTAATGTCCAAGATGGGCCTaatatttgttttttgttttgggaACGAGAAATTGAGACAATCCGACACACTCAAGCCTGGTTGTATGGCATGATAACATGTCCCTCTTATCTATTCTTAGACCTTCTAACTTAAGTTttaaatatatgtatacattCTCATTTGCTTTTATCCTGCGTCACATTGGCAGTTTCACTGCTAAAAATGGCTTCCATTCTCTCCCTCTGCATTTTATTCATAATGTGTATTTACCAAAGCCTTTCTTTCGCGGCTGTTGCGCCATTTCTTGATGGTATGCTTTAAATagtctttaatttttttcatataaaattgctaaattaacttttcttaggtACGAGCTAACCctggtacaattttttttttttttttttgggtttatgCCAAATAAAGTCACTTTACCATATCATTTTTATGTCAGCACTCAGCACATGACGGAGCGAATATCAAATCTTACCTATTAATTTCACTTGACATGCAAACATGATCCACGTAAATTGTAGAAAAATCAAATGCGCAGCGTTAATTTTCTCTAACATGTTCAACATCAAGAGCAACACGAACCCgtttgaatttttgattttgaatctaATGGTGTTTGACTTGTCTTTTCGATACTTGGAAAAGGTTTTTCGCTCTGGACTTCTTTTTAATCATTGATATGAACTGACCTTCTATGTACTCTTcctctttattattattttttctgaaaaattcgAACAATGGCAGGATACAAGAACAAGGAGAAAAATTTACTCATAACTGGCAGTAGTAGTATGTTTTTCTAACCATATTCCTGTTTACATTTTGCAGGTCTACTAGAAAATGGTAACTTTGAGGAAGGGCCAAAGGTATCAAACCTTAAGAAAAGACAGATCATAGGAAAATACTCCTTGCCCAAATGGGAAATTCATGGCATAGTTGAATATGTTTCAAGTGGACCGCAACCTGGTGGTTTTTACTTCGCAATCCCTCGTGGGGCTCAGGCAGCGAGGCTTGGAAATGAGGCTTCCATATCTCAATATGTTAAGGTGAAACCTGGAGCAATGTACTCATTGACCTTTGCAGTCACCAGGACTTGTGCCCAAGATGAGAAGCTAAGGGGTTCTGTCCCTGGTTTTTCGACTGAACTCCCAATTCAAACACTGTTTAGCAGCGATGGTGGTGATACTTATGCATGGGCTGTTAAGGCAACTTCTGATGTTTTCAAGGTTACATTTCATAATCCTGGaattcaagaggatcctacctGTGGACCTCTTCTGGATGCAATtgcaatcaaggagatacttcCTCTCAGATACACTAAGGGTAAGTCCTCTTCcaaatttggaatttttttccAATATCATCTGCCTCCCAGATCTTTAAGCAGATTTGTGAAAGCTCGATATTGGCCAGTACAAGAAAAATGTTAATGGCACACACTTATCTGTTAATGATACTCCTCTTGACTTTTCTAATGGCAGTTGtaaattcaaagaaaaacaTGGCAATTTTTATCTGATTCACATGGCAaaaggttgaaaaaaaaaagggtgccGTTCACAGAGAAAGGAGTGCCATTAACATTTATCCCAAAATAATTGTCTGAATTGTTGGGCAATCGTCGTAAGTTGATCACAACCCAACTGcctttttgttccttttatTATTGACTGTCGATATTCGTTCACGAAGACACTatctttaaaatataaatttgtagTTTCTTCTAAATATATAGTAAATGTTAACCAATGCAATGTATATTTTATAATTCATAGAAAGCTCCTAATTTGCACTGAAGCTATGCAGGTAACTTGGtcaaaaatggtgattttgaaACCGGCCCTCATGTGTTCAAGAATTTCTCAACTGGGGTGCTGCTCCTCCCTAAGAGGACGGACATCTACTCATCGCTCCCTGGATGGATTGTTGAATCCCTCAAACCAGTTAAGTATGTTGACTCGAAGCATTTCTCCGTTCCCCAGGGACTTGCAGCTATTGAATTGGTTGGAGGAATAGAAACAGCTATTGCACAAATCATAAGAACAGTACCTAACAAGTTCTACTTTCTTTCCTTCGCTTTTGGGGATGCTAGGAATGGTTGTCATGGATCAATGACGATTGAAGCTTTTGCAGCTAGgaaaaccataaaagtttcattTACATCAACTGGAATTGGTGGATCCAAGACTGCCATCCTCAAGTTTCAAGCACTTTCAAACAGAACAAGAATAACCTTTTATAGCCCAAATTATCACACAAAGCTTCATGACTATGGTCACATATGTGGTCCTGTTTTGGATGATGTTATAGTGTTTCCTCTCAAATAGTCACTGTTTGGGTGAAGATCAAACAGAGTGATCAAAAAGCAACATAGTTTTGgaagctttttcttttcttttcttttcttttttgttagttCATGAACAAGACAACCCAAACCCATAAACATCGATCCACGGTATGAGGGAGGGGAAGCGGGCGCATGAGATATAAATTGTGTAATTTATATCTCTatactattaaaaaaaatctttctagtttctAAAGTTTAGGCTTCAAATATTGCATAGGATCAATTTAAGccattcattttatttgttttttgttttttgttttttgttgttaTGTCATTGGTGTGTAATGTTGAAAGCTATAACCTTGGatttaagcatttttttttttttttggctaacattgcatttttttttaatatcttgACATTACTACAAGTCTATAACCTTGGATTTAAGAAGTGTTTTTTTGGCTAACATTGCAATTTTTAAATATCTTGACATCTATCATTGCTGCACTGTTATTAGGATTATAtaagagataatttcaaaaacctcccttgaggttttttctAATCACACCTAACACCCCTCAAGTCTCTAAAATCGCACTTAACACCCTTAGAATGACAACCTTTGTAACATAATAGCCCTTTTatgtaaaaatatattaaaaaatatgtttagtaGAGGGACTATAGTattcttccaattttgcccttttgttagttgatttttaaattttagaagattaaaataaaaacaaatagaacTACAATATTTACATAGAAATTGAAGGAGTGTAAGTACAATAACTGctgaattgtatcatttttgTTGATTCATATGACCATTATAAGATCTGTGCCAAAGTTTTTGatagaaagggaaaaaaaattttgaatactgTTTGTTAACcagttttttcaaaaattttgtttttgataaTTGAAAACCATTATAGGTATATTTAATATGCAttttttccatgatttcaaTTGCATCCCAGCATTTTTTTCACCAAATGAATGATTTTAACATATTTTTCCCTCACCTCTTACTGATTAAACTACATAACAAGATAAAATCGTAGTTAAAAAAAGATAGATTTTCTATGTTTAGATTATCTAAGTACCTCAAAACCTATCTTCTGTTgcatatgcaaaaaaaatagaGCCCAAATTTTATGGCATTTTTGTTACTTTATTTTTACATAATCGAACATaaatgttttttcctttttcttgccttttcttGCATAAGAAATATGAAAAGGCAAAAAGGAATcaacttgtttttattttcatcttctaGTTTTCAAAAATCAACTTGCAAAAGGGCGAATGTGGAAGAATATTATAGTCTCTCtcttaaatacatttttaatacTATTTTTACCTAAACGGGTTGATATGCTACAAAAGTTGTCATTCTAAGggtgctaagtgtgatttcAAAAACTTTAGGGGTGCTAGGTGTGATTAGGAAAAACCTCAaagaaggtttctgaaattatcccgtTATATAATTTGAGCTATGATTTGATGTATCTGTTATTAGGATTATATAATCTGAAATATGATTTGATGTATTCatgtgtgtatgtatgtgtgttttTAAACGATTTATTCGTTGGATCCTGATTTTGAAAACTTGAATTTAGTATTTGGGTTGCtagtcattttcttttttcattggAAGGGAGAACATACTAAATTAATGTAACCACCAAACCATCAATCGATAATCCATTCAGTCTATCCGTCATagagttttgttttaaaagcgCAATCTGTCCTGATGACCTACCAATTCTTTTGACCGCTCATGgttatgaaaaaaattttaactaattacaaattatttatttttaactaAAGACTAGCATATGTGAAAATAATTTATAAGTAAGTTGTTTTGAAGGCTTGTAATTAATATAGCTAACCATAGGATGTGGAAGTGTTCATGtttgaaaggaagaagaaaaatcgCAAATATACACTACACATAGACCATAAGGAAAAAACTCAACATATACATAAGTGAAAATTAAGTAAGTAAAGAAACAAGCATGGATTGTTGCCCATATCAATCAAGACGAAATTAGTAATTAAAACCTGCTAAAATCCTTGTCCTTGTTTATACATTGCATACAACAACACCACTACTGTAATCAAAATATGTATGATACTTCTACTTATTGCCTGAATTCTCACCATCAATTTTGAGAGAGGTCATATTGACACATAACCACCAGCACAACCATTTTGCCATGCTAAGTTGGACAAATCAGTACCACCAATAGCATACTTCCAAACATCCTCCATATTGAAATCAGAGGGGATCATGGTACCCCCTGATAAATGGACCGGTTCCATACTCAAATTAGAGGGCATCATGGTACCCTTTGATAAATGGAACGGTTCAGTGAACTCTTGAGTACTTTGAGTAATTGCTTCGAGCCCACCATGAGAATTAGTGTATCCTTGGAAATCTTGAAATAGATCATGAGGAAATTGGAAACTAGAAAGATCATAGATAACCTGGTTTGAATTGGCATCACCTCCTGTGTCTAGAGCGCTGGTAATATACTCCATACATTGATCGTTTGTAGAACCAGCAGCCAAATCATTGTCCTCATTCTGCATGGGAGCTTCATTCACTGTAAGACACTGGTCAAGATTTTCCCTCATCAATTCTTCCGTGTCACCTTCATTTTCATCTTTGTTTTTGCGTTTTATGTTCATATACAATCTACACAAAACTGGATCCGACTGTCAAAAATGAACAACATGTTAGTAATGTATAATGGAGTTTGGAAATAAAAAAAGCCATGCAAATGGACAGCCTATATTATTTGAGAAGTGGTTACTGAGCACTTAGTAGAATATTGTTGTAAAGACTTGTAGATTAAGAAGTGGACACCACTACTCTTTTACATAATAGTGTATGTATGTACTATACTGACAGAAATCAAGAAGTAAATTGTTCTTGACTTGGTGGGTAGAGCTCGGTTGTCAAAGAGTTTTAATCACCACTTCccgaaaattatcaaaaaaaaaaaaaaaaaaaaaaaaccctaacttgtttCCTACTGAAAACTTATTCTTATGCTGTATATGAAGATTTCTACCTTCTAATGATTATATCTGTTGGACTCAAGCATGAAAACTGGGAGCGCAGGGAGAGGAAATCTCCTCCCAAGTTCTAtatattcatattttttttgaaaatttttctatgTTGGTTCTGAAAtttacatgtgcatgcatgTTACATCTTCAAATCCATCGTTGGTTGGGCAACATATATGTCTAGCTACCTAGGCGCACTATGTGTATAAACATCCAAAATGTGCCTATATATCCAAACTAAGACATGCATAGATAACACATAAAAGACATTAAAATGTTTCATGAAATAATCAGATGAGAAGGAGAAGAGAAGAAGTGAGAATAAGCATAGCATGAATTGTTATTCTTATTACTGTCCATTGAAAAGATTATAAGAATACCTTGAAgtatataaataatatataaagCAAGTTAATCAGAAAATAAGTACTGGCTTGTACCTTGGGGTTATTTGCATGAATTCTATATTCATGCATCTTCCAAGCCGTTTTTTGACCAGGCCCAAGTAAGAAATCTAGTGACTTCCGGTAGCCGACGGTATTGCCATTGTAATAAATCTTCTTGTCTTTGCCGGTGGGTTTCCAAAATCCACCATCTCCACATGATCGAGAGGGACGGCTGCCTTTGGGGTATTTGTTCGTCAAATAGGTGAAGAAGTACCATCCGTTCACGTTATGAAAGCTATCCGATTTGTATCTATCTGCGCATATAtaatcaaaaaagaaataagcaAATATATAGCATAGTCATGCAATATTacaacaaaataaagaaaaaggggatCATAATTTATTTATCAAGGCTGCTTTTATTCAAATTTTGTTAGGGACAAATACCCATTTTTCAGACAGACAAGAATGTTAGTTATTAAATTAGACACATAGCCCAAACCCTAAACTAATCACTTTTACGTACGTGCATCAATGAGAAACCCTCTAACCCCAAATCTCATCTCTATGACGATGGTGTTTTCGTGATCTAAGGTGGTGGGTAGTATTTTAGGGTATTTTTTTGGTCCACCAACTATTTTTCGTGGAACACAATTCACAATAAAATCCACAATCGAAAGAAACCAATCAAAAAACTTGAAATCATGAAGCCTAAAGATGGTTTAAATTTCAAAGATTTTGCCTAATTAATTGGGGATTATGGAATTAAAAGGGGTTCAATTATGCTCTATCGTTAAACAGCAAACACTTGTACATAGCATATTGTTATAAGAACATCAGACTATGTCAAATACTTTCCTTCGCATGGAGTAAAGTTCCCGAAAGGGTTTTCAGAACATATTTATCGAGAAAACGCCTAAAAGATGTTTTCCGAGTTCTTTATCCGAAAACTAGAAAAACAGCTGTTAGAATAACATAAAGTTTTTTCAATTGTATAGATACTAACTTGTAAGTTCTTGAGGATTGTGGCCGTAGACATTGGCTTCATGAATTCTGTTAAGTGGTAATGGAGCCTTGGCGATCCTTTTCCTCAAGTAGTGTACAATTAGCTCTTCATCAGTGGGGCAAAACCTGTAACCGCGTGGCATAGAATCCAgaaaattctgtgaattttcgTGGAGAATTATGCCTTGCTGAACCGGTTGCTGCTGATCATCGAGGAGATACGGCTGGTGTTGATGTTGCAGTGGCTGCTGCTGTTGGCCCTGCAAGGGCGGCCAGTGGTGGTGGAGGAGGTGATCATGGAGGAGGTATGGCTGCTCCTCCCTCTGCTGGTGGTGATTGTCCATGCTTGTTGAATGTTGAAGAGGCTTCTTTCGCCGGAGGCGCAGTTACCTAAAATAAGCGCCAAATgaggtatatatatatttttgtcgTTGGGGTGCCAACCTGGCACTAAATGTCCGGTACATCCGTACAAGTGGGGTCGGGTATAGACTCCAGTTGCAGTACAATTCTacttcttcttctacttctcCCCGAATTATACtcaattattttgaaattttggataaCAATAAGAACATTCTTCCATGCCGCCTGTCTATATatcataatttttataatttaataccTAAGGtaataaagttttaataaatttataatctAAGACaaaagaataagagttaaagtTGTCTTAATGTAgcataatctttgaaaattatagtaaTTTAATCCATATTTGTCGTTCCATAACTTTTAAATATTGTTAGTCCACATATAGATTTAtgaattaatcttctatatatTGGCACTTTCGCTATTGGATGCGTGATACACAATCTGAATTTAAATTAATccaaattttatatatgtgtCATGTATCTAATCGTGATATTGTACACAttgttagtgtatataagaATAACTCTAGatttatacatatttttttttctaacttaTGGTATAGGTCCATACCCGTGTTATATCCATCCCATATTTTACTAACTATGCTTATCACTTTATTGTTGAAACTTAACATCGCACTTGTGAAGCTTACCCATAATATTCATGAAAATAAATTTAAGTTTTTTATGGACAAATAGTATGTAAATGGCTAAAactataattttataataatctTAAATTTACATACCATAATCGAGTGTATATTGCTTCTTGTTTTGAAATTTGCACTAACTTCACTATTCCTATTATTGTTATTGGTAAAAATGCTTCgatttaaaacacaataaaatcaaattttgtggcCTTTCTAATATAGTGGTTATTTTTACTCGAAAATTAGTAAATCTTGCTTACATTACACAGATTGTATGCTTTTTCAccaatataatcaaaagaacttTATACCTTgacaaaacaaatagaaaaaatgaCAACACCATGAGTATAATGGTGAGCAACTGCCATACATGTCACATTATGAGTTTAGGCATGATTTGTATAAATAATAACTAATCTAATAATTGGTTGACATGCGATGCATATGACAGGTTAGGGGATTTCAATTGCaacatgaaaatgaaaatgtgatTCTTTTTAAAGAATATCAATAGTGGTTTTCTATAAATGGAAATATATTGTAGCATATACCACTTATGCATTGAAGGAATTTGTAGTTTGAATCGTAGCAATTGAGTACCTAttgctttttagttttttgtactactaaagcttctctattatttagactatcaatgaattataacaaattttacctactcaaattatacaaaataacaaataaaagctccttaggttgtggtatccctaactactcatgcaagtgctatatttggatcattgaatactacgtCTAAGCTAATTatagtgtaatttccttaaacatgtgaaacctactttcgtagtgaatcaactatactcataactaatccatacctattttcatggttatgaaattagctacaagttcatttcttcaatgaaattacatgaaatgaatcactaaaaaccacataagtgcacctctactttcgtgagtgtactccctatgtttagcacctcttgaactagtgttaaatctcaattttcattgcagaaacaacaccttagataatcacaatcaatggtaccagattaatcatgatttaaagagccaaagtgctaaataacttgctcaaatcata
The Coffea arabica cultivar ET-39 chromosome 6c, Coffea Arabica ET-39 HiFi, whole genome shotgun sequence genome window above contains:
- the LOC113692579 gene encoding protein TEEBE-like, encoding MASILSLCILFIMCIYQSLSFAAVAPFLDGLLENGNFEEGPKVSNLKKRQIIGKYSLPKWEIHGIVEYVSSGPQPGGFYFAIPRGAQAARLGNEASISQYVKVKPGAMYSLTFAVTRTCAQDEKLRGSVPGFSTELPIQTLFSSDGGDTYAWAVKATSDVFKVTFHNPGIQEDPTCGPLLDAIAIKEILPLRYTKGNLVKNGDFETGPHVFKNFSTGVLLLPKRTDIYSSLPGWIVESLKPVKYVDSKHFSVPQGLAAIELVGGIETAIAQIIRTVPNKFYFLSFAFGDARNGCHGSMTIEAFAARKTIKVSFTSTGIGGSKTAILKFQALSNRTRITFYSPNYHTKLHDYGHICGPVLDDVIVFPLK